In Brachypodium distachyon strain Bd21 chromosome 2, Brachypodium_distachyon_v3.0, whole genome shotgun sequence, one genomic interval encodes:
- the LOC100839593 gene encoding crocetin glucosyltransferase, chloroplastic, with protein sequence MESRRRENPPAPQPHLLFVTSPLQGHINPVRRLAARVAGAALVTVSTAVSGHRRMFPSLASPDEEAIEGNGMLHAPYSDGFDEGFDPEIHDVRSYGPRARAVGCETLSGVVARLARRGRPVTRVVYTFLVPWAPDVARAHGVPAALFWIQPAAVFAVYYHFFHGHEAVLASCADDEDGIVSLPGLPPLRPRALPSIVLTTAPEQQRHTVLQTLRELFLALDDDEQQQQQQHRPKVLVNTFDALEPEALRAVPQFELVAVGPVVPPEPDDASSPSSTDLSLFGGHDVEKQASMEEWLGTKAARSVVYVSFGSLIAASKRQEAELRRGLEATGRPYLWVSSTAAAADEEFPDTELLEGTNNGMVVDWCDQARVLSQPAVGCFVTHCGWNSALESVACGVPVVAVPQWTDQPTVAWIVEECAGVGVRARVDGEGVAEGGEIRRCVEAVMGNVDDVAVGIRANASRWRERAMEAIASAGTLDKNLRAFVSGLPRNALDG encoded by the coding sequence ATGGAGAGCCGCCGTCGGGAAaatccgccggcgccgcagccgcaccTGCTGTTCGTGACCAGCCCACTGCAGGGCCACATCAACCCGgtgcgccgcctcgccgcgcgcgtcgccGGCGCAGCCCTGGTCACGGTGTCCACGGCCGTCTCGGGCCACCGCCGCATGTTCCCCTCGCTCGCGTCACCCGACGAGGAGGCCATCGAAGGCAACGGCATGCTGCACGCTCCTTACTCCGACGGCTTCGACGAAGGTTTCGACCCTGAGATCCACGACGTCCGCTCCTACGgcccccgagcccgcgccgtcggCTGCGAGACGCTCTCGGGCGTCGTCGCACGCCTCGCCCGGCGCGGCCGCCCCGTGACCCGCGTCGTGTACACCTTCCTCGTCCCGTGGGCGCCCGACGTGGCGCGCGCCCACGGCGTCCCCGCGGCGCTGTTCTGGATCCAGCCGGCTGCTGTCTTCGCCGTGTACTACCACTTCTTCCACGGCCACGAAGCCGTTCTCGCTTCctgcgccgacgacgaggacggtATCGTCAGCTTGCCGGGGCTGCCGCCGCTCAGGCCCCGCGCGCTCCCGTCCATCGTGTTAACCACCGCGCCGGAGCAACAGCGGCACACGGTGCTGCAAACGCTGCGGGAGCTCTTCTTGGCGCTGGACGAcgatgagcagcagcagcagcagcagcacaggcCCAAGGTGCTCGTCAACACGTTCGACGCGCTTGAGCCAGAGGCGCTCCGTGCGGTGCCGCAGTTcgagctcgtcgccgtcggGCCGGTAgtgccgccggagccggacgaCGCGTCGTCTCCTTCGAGCACAGACCTGTCTCTGTTCGGCGGCCACGACGTCGAGAAGCAGGCGTCCATGGAGGAGTGGCTAGGCACGAAGGCGGCGCGGTCCGTGGTATACGTGTCGTTCGGCAGCTTAATCGCGGCGAGCAAGCGGCAGGAGGCTGAGCTGAGGCGAGGACTAGAAGCCACCGGCCGGCCGTACCTATGGGTATCCAGcacggctgccgccgcagaCGAAGAATTCCCAGATACGGAGTTATTGGAGGGCACGAATAACGGGATGGTGGTGGACTGGTGCGACCAGGCTCGGGTGCTCTCGCAACCGGCGGTGGGGTGCTTCGTGACGCACTGCGGCTGGAACTCGGCGCTGGAGAGCGTCGCCTGCGGCGTGCCCGTCGTGGCCGTGCCGCAGTGGACGGACCAGCCGACGGTGGCGTGGATCGTGGAGGAGTGCGCTGGCGTCGGGGTGCGCGCGCGGGTGGACGGCGAGGGCGTGGCGGAAGGAGGCGAGATCCGGAGGTGCGTGGAGGCGGTCATGGGAAACGTCGACGACGTAGCCGTGGGGATCCGAGCAAATGCGAGCAGATGGAGGGAGCGGGCCATGGAGGCGATCGCCAGCGCCGGGACGCTGGACAAGAATCTCCGAGCGTTCGTGTCAGGGTTACCGCGCAACGCACTAGATGGTTAA